The Corallococcus soli DNA window CCGACGGCGCGCAGGTCGTCCTGGAAGAGCTGGCGCTTGCGCTCCACGAGGGCATCCACGATGGCGTGCATCGCCGTGCGGCCCGGCTGGGGCAGCGCTTCCAGCCGGCGGTAGAGGCCGGGGAGCAAGTCCTCCTGCCCCCACTGCGCCACCACCAGCGCATTCCACACGGTGATGATGACTTCGAGGGCTTCCTGCTGCTGCCGCCGCGAGGCGTCCGGGGGCATTTGAGCCAGCACCGGCGCGGCGTACTCCAAGAGGGTTTCAGAGATTTTCGCGGCCATGGGAGTCCTTTCACGTAGCGGCGTGCAGGTGCGGTAGCAGAGGCGGCTCGCCGTTGAGGGCCGCCAGCACGGCCGCGCGCAGGTAGGCCTTGGGCTCGACGCCGCAGCGCTTCGCCGACTCCAGCAGGCTGTAGAGGATGGCGGCCACCTCGGTGCCGCGGCGGCTGCGGCTGCCGTAGTGATTCTTGCGGCCCACCACCGGCCCGCGCAGGGCCCTCTCGGTGGCGTTGTTGTCCAGGGGGATGAGCGCGTCGTCCAGGAAGCGCGTCAGCCCCGGCCAGAGGTTTCCCAGGTAGCCCAGGGCCTTGCCCAGTGCGGACTCGGGCAGCGCGCGCACCTGGAGGGCCCACGCGTGCAGGCGGGACACCACCGGACGACTCCTCTCTTGGCGAAGCGCGTGCAGCCGCCCCACGTCGGGTGGGCTCGTCTGGTACTCGCGCTCCACTTGGTAGAGTTCGCCAATGAGTCGCACGGCGACTTCGGCCTCGGGCCCGCCGCACTCCAGGAATTTCCTGCGCACGTGGGCCCAGCAGTGCGCCACGCGGAAGCCTCCGGCGCGCTGCTTCGCCACCGCCGCGTAGACGGCGTAGCCGTCCGTCACCAGGACGCCCGAGAAGTCCTTCAAGAGTTCCCTGGCGGCCTCGGCGCCGCGGGTGTCCGCCACGCGGTAGACGACGGCGTGCGCGCTGGCCAGGGCCCACAGGTGCCACTTCGTCTGCCCCGGGCTGCCCAGCAGCGGCCAGCGCGTCTCATCCGCGCCCAGCACCCGCCGGCGCAGCTGGGAGAGCCACAGGGCCTCCCAGGTGGGCAGCAGCAGGCGCGAAAGCCTCAGCACCTGGTCCCAGAGTGTCTGGCTGTCCACCGCCAGGCCCTCGCGCGCCATGGCCCGCACCTGCCGCTCCAGCGGCGCGTGCTCGAGGTACTTCTGGACGGCGACTTCCAGCGCGAAGTCCAGCGAGTAGCGCCCCCCGGGCTGAAGCTTCGGCGGGCCCAGCGCCGTCTCCACGCACCCGCCGCAGCCGCAGCGGTACTTCTGTCGGCGGTGGCGCTTGAGGACGAAGCGGCGCTCCACCACGTCGACTTCCTCGGCCTCCTCGTACTGGCCCGTCATGGCGGACAGCGCGCCGCCGCACTGGGGGCATTGCTGGTCCGCCACGTCCAAGAGATGCACCACCTCCTCCACCGGCAGCGCCTGCTGGCGCGGCCCGTGGCCGCGCGGGGAATTCGCTTCGGCGGGGGCCGGCACGGGCGCGGCCGAGGGGCGCGGGCGCTTCTCGCTGGAGGGGCCGTAGAGGGAGTCGCGCGCCTGGGACAGCTGCCGCTCCAACTCCACCAGCCGCAATTGCAGCACTTCGGCCGCCTCGCCCTTCGCCGTCAGCAACTGGCGCGTCAGCTCCAGCACGCGGGACGTCAGGCGGCGATTCTCCGCCTCCAGCAGCAGCGCCGCCTGGCGCAGCCTTTCGACGTCCCTCTCGGTGGTGAGGCGCACCATGCGAGTCGTGCTGGTGCCACACCCCCTGGCAGGTTGCAAGCGACGTCAGCCCGCCGCCCGCGCCCGCGCGAATACCGGCACCGCCTCGGCCGCCCCCGGTGAGAGGCTTTGCCTTCCCAGCACCTCGCCCCCCTCGAAGAAGAGCGTCAACTCCGGCAGCGTCAGCGCCACCGGCTCCTCCCTCTGCGCGCGCTTCCATACCGCCGCGAAGCGGCCTTTCTCCAACCGCTTCGCGTACAGACACAGCCCCGTGCCGTCGAAGAAGAGGGCCTTGGCCCGCTTGCGGTTTCTGCCGACGAAAAGGAAGACGTCTCCGCCCAGCAAGTCGCGGCCCATGCCCTGCGTCACCAGCGCGGCCAGCGTGTCGAAGGACTTGCGCATATCGCATGGGCGCGCGTACGCGTACACCGCCAGCCTGCGCGTCGTGCCCATCATCCCCCGAGCCCCTTCAGCACTCGCACCACCTGCTCCACGCTGAGGCCCTCCACCCGCACGCCCCCAGGCCCGTGCACCACCAGCACTCCCTCGGCCTCCTCCTTGCGCTTCACCGCCACCGCGTGGAAGGCCGCGGTGCTTGTCTCCGGCGACACTCGCGCCGGCCGCCCGCGTCGCACAGGCCCGCCCTGCCGGCCCCACCTGGACAGCGTCCACGAGGACAGCCCCATCTCCCGCGCTGCTTCCTCTTGCGTCCCACCCTCCGCCTGACGCGCTCTCAAGTACGCCACCGCCCGCGCGCGGAAGTCCTCGTCGAATCTCCACCGTGTCCCACGGCTCCGCTGCCCCTCCACCTCCTGCTTCAGCTTCGCTGCCTGCTCCTTCGAATCCATGCCCACGCGCTCCTCCTGCTTCGAATCGAGCGCTCACCTCCGCACCTCATCCTCCTCCCGTCACGACGGGGGCGGGCGAGGAGTTACGTCTCTTCGCCCACCTCCTGGGGACCACAGCCAGCGGTCAGCGGCAGCGCGCCAATCCCACCCATCAACATCATCCGGTTCCGCATGGTGTCTCCTCCGCGTTCAGTTGCCAGAAGAGGGTCTCAGGTGACTGGACGACGAAGTATCCACCATCGGTCAAGGGTAGGCGTTCTCCGGGCATCACTCCGTCCTGCCAGAAGGATGAGATGACTGTCTTGCTCTGCACGCAGGCTGCATCACTCCAGTGTCGACACAACGTCCCCACTTTCGGCGGGTGATGTGCGGAAAAGGTCCCACCCGCGGGCGCCGTCCTGGGGTTGCCATGAAGCCAATATTTGTTGATTCATGCACACCCCGGGCATCTCGGACTCCCCAGGGAATCCCGCTAGAGTCTGGAGTTCTTGGTAGCGTCTCGTCCCGCTGTGATTCCGACAACTGGGAGCGACACATGAAGAGCATGAAGCGTGGGCTGTTGCTGGTGACCTGTCTTCTGGGGGCCGTGGGCTGTGGCGTGGAGACCCCTGACGAGGTCACTGCCCCGACGGAGGATGTGCAGGAGGTGTCCGCCCAGGCCGGGTGCATCCCCGGCCAGACGCGGACCATCAAGGTCGGCTGCTGCACGCCCACCCTGGAGCGCCGGCAGAACCAGATCTGCACCAACTCGGCGGGCTCCTGGAGCAACTCGGGCACCAGCTACTGTGGTGGCTCGACCCTGAACTGCTACGGCGGCTGAACGACAAGCCCCGGCCTGGTTGAAGGCGGCGGAGGGGAGGGCGCGCGCTCATGGGGGCACGCCTCCCTGTCACACCTGACCATGACCCCTGATCAATCAGGAGACGGGAGCAAGTCCACCAGCAAAGACTTGGGGCTCCCCTCGCTCGGGGCGACTCGCGGCTTCAGCGCGACTTCTCGCTCCATTGCTCGACCATCAGGTCGATGAGGCGCCGCACCTTCGCCGGCAGGTGACGTTTGCTCGGGTAGATCGCCATGATCCCGACGACCCCTGTCTCACAGGACGGCAGCAGCGCCTTGAGGCGCCCACTCGCAAGGTCCTCGTCGACCAGGAAGCCGGGGAGGTAGGCGATGCCCAGCCCCGCGACCGCTGCGTCCCGGATCGCCTCGCCACTGTCGAGCCGAAAGCGGCTCCGCCCCTCCACCGTCACCCAGGCACCGTCCTCCTGGCGCAGCCGCCAGTGCTGGCGTCGCGTCCGGCTGCTGAAGAGCAGACAGTCATGCGTCGCGAGCGCCTCCAGCGTCTCGGGCTCTCCGCGCGCGTCGAGGTAGGAGGGCGCCGCGCAGAGGATGGCCCGGTGTTGCGCCACCAGTCGGGACACCAGGCGCGAATCGGTGTTGGACGCATTGATCCGCACGGCCAGGTCGTATCCCTCCTCGATGATGTCCGCGACGCGATCCGTGAAGCTCACCTCCACCTGCACCTCGGGCCATCTGCGCAGATAGTCCCGCAGCAGGGGCAGGACGTGCAGTCTGCCGAAGGCGCCCGGAACGGTGAGCCGCAAGACCCCTCGGGGGACGCCCGTGCGTTGCCCGACGCTGGCCTCTGCTTCGTCCAGGGCCGCGACCACTTGCAGGCAATGCTCGTGGAACACCCGGCCCTCGTCGGTGAGGCTCAGGTGGCGCGTCGTGCGGTTGAGCAGGCGCACCCCCAGGCGGGATTCCAGCCGGGCCAGGGCCTTGCCCGCCGCGGAGCGGGTCAAGCCGATGGCGCGGCCTCCGCCCACGAAGCTGCCCGCGTCCACGACGGACATGAAGGCGAAGATCTCATCCAGGTTGGCGCGCTTCATTGATGGCTTCCGGTTGTAGCTCCCGCGTCGCTGGAGAGGGGAACGCCGTTCGTCAATGGGCCCGGTATATGGGGCTGGCAGTCACCGCCGCAATCCGGGGCGGCGATGTCCCCGAAACCCTTCACCCGACTCGGCCCACTGGAGCGCACCCATGCCCGTAACCCTGCTCAACCCCGACGGACTCATGAAGACCGAGATGTACCGACAGGTGGCCATCGCCACCGGAACCCGGCAGGTACACGTCGCGGGGCAGGTCGCGTATGACGCTCAAGGGCAGCTCGTCGCTCAGGGAGACCTGGCGGGGCAGGTGGCGCAGTCCCTCCGCAACGTCGCCATCGCCCTGGCGGCCGCCGGAGCCACGTTCAATGACGTCGTCCGACTGACGTTCTACGTGGTCGACTGGAAGCGCGAGCTGCTGCCCGACTTCCTCGCCGGCATCGAACAGGTCGCCGCGGAGCTGAAGTTCGTATCGGCGCCGTCATCGCTGATCGGCGTCTCCATCCTCTTCGAGCCGGGCGTCCTGGTGGAGATTGAAGCCACCGCGGTCGTGGGCTGACCCACCCATACACCGGGTGGACGGGAGGTTGTGTCCTGGCGCACATTCCTGCTTTTACGGCTTTATGGAGGGTTTGGCTTTCTTTTAGGCTGTCGGGCGTGGATGCGGTCCATCCACATGGCGACGCCCCCCTCAGGCGGTTTTGACTTCTCTGGGGGAGAAAGAACAACAATGAAGAAGCTGATCCTGGGCCTCCTGCTGGTCGCGGTTCCTCTCATGGGATGTGGTGGTGGGGCGGAGGACGCCCCGTCTGACACCGTGCAGACGGTGACGACCGAGTCCGGCCAGAGCATCAACCTGGACTTCGGTCCCATGAGCTCGGAAGAGCCGCTGGCGTCGATGCACGATTCGAGCGGCGACGTCTCCGCGATGGGGCCCGGGTGCTGGGTCACGCTCCTGTACTGTAAGGACCCGCGCTACAACGGGTGGGCGACCTGTCAGCAGAACGGCAAGTGCAGCCTCGCGCAGTTCAGGGACAACTGCATCGCGCTCTACAACAAGACCTGTTAGGCCTTTCGAAGCCACGGTCTCATCGTGAGGAGCCCGGCGCCCGCGAGGGATGGCCGGGCTTTTCCGTGGGTGCGCGCACGCGGTTCGGGCCGGGCGTCAGTGGCCTGGGGGGATGGCCTCGTGCTCCCGGCACAGCAGATGGCTGTCCTCGCGTGACAATGGATCCTGCGTCAGGCCGCAGCGGAAGCGCCCAGGGCCCTCTCGCTGGAAGTGCTTGCAGGTGCCGCAGGCGCCGAAGCTGCGCTGGGCATTCGCGGCCTGAAGGGAGCGCAACAGCCCGGTGAGCGCCTCTTCGAGCGCCTCGCCCTCGCCGGGCAGCCCTGAGAGGGCCCGCTTGAAGAGCTCGGGTGGCAGGGCCTGGTGCAGCACCGCGCGGCCCGCCTCCGTCAACAGCAGGTGGATGACGCGCCGGTCCTCCGTATCCGTCTGCTTGCGCAACAGCCCCTTCTCCTCCAGCAGCAGGAGTGTCTGGGACACGGTGCCCTTGGTGAGCCCCAGGTACTCCGTCAGCGACGCGGGCGTGTTGCTGTAGCGGTTGCACGACTGCAGGTAGCGCAGCGCCTGCAGATGCACCGGTTGCAGCCCGTGTGGCAGCCCCGCCGCCCGCTCCTCCGTGCGGAGCAGGTTCCCAAGTCGCTCGAGCAGCGCGTAGAGGCGGTCGCCAGCCATGGCCATGAAGGTATCGTGTCGATACCGACTTGACAAGCGAACGCGCCGCGCGCATTTAGTATTGAGTCGATACCAATCGACCTGCCGCCCAACCCGCTGCCCCCAGGAGCACCCCATGACGACGCCCACCATCGCCCCCGTTGGCCCCTCGAATACTCCTGCCGCCTCCGAGCCCACGCTCGCCGCCCTGAAGGCGAAGTTCGGGACCGTCCCGAAGATGTTCTCCACCTTCGCCCACTCCCCCGCGGCGCTCGACGCAGTGGCGGGCTACTTCAACGCCATGGGCGGCGCGAAGCTGTCGCCGCGCACGCAGGAGGCCATCGCCATCGCGGTGGCGGAGCTGAACCGCTGCACCTACTGCCTCTCCGCGCACACGGCGCTGGCAAAGGGGCACGGCGTGAAGGCGGACGAGCTGAGTGGCTTCCGCACCGGCCGCTCGGCGGACCCCCGTGAGCAGGCCATCCTGGACCTCGCCGTCGCCATCGCCCGCACGCGGGCGGCGGACGTGGGCCCGCAGCTCGCGCAGGCGCGCAAGGCGGGGCTGAGCGACGCGGAGCTGGTGGAGGTGGTGGCCGCCGTCGCGCAGAACGTGCTCACCAACTACCTCAACGTGGTGGCCGGCACCGAGGTGGACTTCCCCCGCGTCGCCTGAGCCCCCGCTCGGGGGCGCCGGCGGAAGCGCGGCGCCTCCGGGGCTTGTGTCACGCAGGCAGCGGCAGGCAATGGACGTTCGACAGGTGCCCTGATGGGAGTGGCCAGTGCCTGCCGAACAAGAAGCGCGGACTCTGCGCCACCGCCGACCCCGTGGCGCACGACGTTCAACTGGACCTGGAGCAGTGCATTGGTGGGCCGACCCAGGTCTGGGGCGACTTCTGACTCAAGGCGGTAGCGCCAACACCCACCGCACGGCCCCGAGCGAGGCCGTGTCTGTCTCCGCCACTGCGCGCCTGGAGGAGCACAGCGGCTGCTCCCGGCCGCCGCACAGCAGGTGCCCGCATGTCTTCTCATCCACGGCCCACTGCGGGAGCGAACCCACCAGCCCCT harbors:
- the tnpC gene encoding IS66 family transposase, whose product is MVRLTTERDVERLRQAALLLEAENRRLTSRVLELTRQLLTAKGEAAEVLQLRLVELERQLSQARDSLYGPSSEKRPRPSAAPVPAPAEANSPRGHGPRQQALPVEEVVHLLDVADQQCPQCGGALSAMTGQYEEAEEVDVVERRFVLKRHRRQKYRCGCGGCVETALGPPKLQPGGRYSLDFALEVAVQKYLEHAPLERQVRAMAREGLAVDSQTLWDQVLRLSRLLLPTWEALWLSQLRRRVLGADETRWPLLGSPGQTKWHLWALASAHAVVYRVADTRGAEAARELLKDFSGVLVTDGYAVYAAVAKQRAGGFRVAHCWAHVRRKFLECGGPEAEVAVRLIGELYQVEREYQTSPPDVGRLHALRQERSRPVVSRLHAWALQVRALPESALGKALGYLGNLWPGLTRFLDDALIPLDNNATERALRGPVVGRKNHYGSRSRRGTEVAAILYSLLESAKRCGVEPKAYLRAAVLAALNGEPPLLPHLHAAT
- the tnpB gene encoding IS66 family insertion sequence element accessory protein TnpB (TnpB, as the term is used for proteins encoded by IS66 family insertion elements, is considered an accessory protein, since TnpC, encoded by a neighboring gene, is a DDE family transposase.) encodes the protein MMGTTRRLAVYAYARPCDMRKSFDTLAALVTQGMGRDLLGGDVFLFVGRNRKRAKALFFDGTGLCLYAKRLEKGRFAAVWKRAQREEPVALTLPELTLFFEGGEVLGRQSLSPGAAEAVPVFARARAAG
- a CDS encoding helix-turn-helix transcriptional regulator; the encoded protein is MDSKEQAAKLKQEVEGQRSRGTRWRFDEDFRARAVAYLRARQAEGGTQEEAAREMGLSSWTLSRWGRQGGPVRRGRPARVSPETSTAAFHAVAVKRKEEAEGVLVVHGPGGVRVEGLSVEQVVRVLKGLGG
- a CDS encoding LysR family transcriptional regulator, with translation MKRANLDEIFAFMSVVDAGSFVGGGRAIGLTRSAAGKALARLESRLGVRLLNRTTRHLSLTDEGRVFHEHCLQVVAALDEAEASVGQRTGVPRGVLRLTVPGAFGRLHVLPLLRDYLRRWPEVQVEVSFTDRVADIIEEGYDLAVRINASNTDSRLVSRLVAQHRAILCAAPSYLDARGEPETLEALATHDCLLFSSRTRRQHWRLRQEDGAWVTVEGRSRFRLDSGEAIRDAAVAGLGIAYLPGFLVDEDLASGRLKALLPSCETGVVGIMAIYPSKRHLPAKVRRLIDLMVEQWSEKSR
- a CDS encoding RidA family protein — protein: MPVTLLNPDGLMKTEMYRQVAIATGTRQVHVAGQVAYDAQGQLVAQGDLAGQVAQSLRNVAIALAAAGATFNDVVRLTFYVVDWKRELLPDFLAGIEQVAAELKFVSAPSSLIGVSILFEPGVLVEIEATAVVG
- a CDS encoding MarR family winged helix-turn-helix transcriptional regulator, yielding MAGDRLYALLERLGNLLRTEERAAGLPHGLQPVHLQALRYLQSCNRYSNTPASLTEYLGLTKGTVSQTLLLLEEKGLLRKQTDTEDRRVIHLLLTEAGRAVLHQALPPELFKRALSGLPGEGEALEEALTGLLRSLQAANAQRSFGACGTCKHFQREGPGRFRCGLTQDPLSREDSHLLCREHEAIPPGH
- a CDS encoding carboxymuconolactone decarboxylase family protein; this translates as MTTPTIAPVGPSNTPAASEPTLAALKAKFGTVPKMFSTFAHSPAALDAVAGYFNAMGGAKLSPRTQEAIAIAVAELNRCTYCLSAHTALAKGHGVKADELSGFRTGRSADPREQAILDLAVAIARTRAADVGPQLAQARKAGLSDAELVEVVAAVAQNVLTNYLNVVAGTEVDFPRVA